A single Antechinus flavipes isolate AdamAnt ecotype Samford, QLD, Australia chromosome 5, AdamAnt_v2, whole genome shotgun sequence DNA region contains:
- the PACSIN2 gene encoding protein kinase C and casein kinase substrate in neurons protein 2 isoform X1, with product MSVTYDDSVGVEVSSDSFWEVGNYKRTVKRIDDGHRLCNDLMNCIHERARIEKAYAQQLTEWAKRWKQLVEKGPQYGTVEKAWNAVMSEAEKVSELHLEVKSSLMNEDFEKIKNWQKEAFHKQMMGGFKETREAEDGFRKAQKPWAKKLKEVEASKKAYHAACKEEKLAMSRENNSKADPALNPEQLKKLQDKVEKCKQDVLKTKEKYEKSLKELDQGTPQYMENMEQVFEQCQQFEEKRLRFFREVLLEVQKHLDLSNIPSYKSIYRELEQSIQAADAVEDLRWFRANHGPGMSMNWPQFEEWSADLNRTLSRREKKKASDGVTLTGINQTGDQALSNKHSSNLSVQSDTIQSVQSQSSYNPFEDEDDTESTVSEKEDVKRKNVSSYEKTQSYPAEWSDEEANNPFSSTDANGDSNPFDEDASSATEVRVRALYDYEGQEHDELSFKAGDELTKIEDEDEQGWCKGRLDNGQVGLYPANYVEAIQ from the exons GTCGGAAACTACAAGCGAACAGTCAAGAGGATTGACGATGGCCACCGACTCTGCAATGACCTCATGAACTGTATCCACGAGCGGGCGCGCATCGAGAAGGCTTACGCACAGCAGCTCACCGAGTGGGCTAAGCGATGGAAGCAGCTTGTGGAAAAGG GTCCACAGTATGGGACCGTCGAAAAGGCCTGGAACGCTGTGATGTCGGAAGCGGAGAAGGTGAGCGAGCTGCATCTCGAAGTGAAGAGCTCCCTGATGAATGAGGATTTTGAGAAGATCAAGAATTGGCAGAAGGAGGCGTTTCATAAGCAGATGATGGGAGGATTCAAGGAGACCCGAGAGGCAGAGGATGGATTCAGGAAGGCCCAAAAGCCCTGGGCGAAGAAGCTCAAGGAG GTAGAGGCGTCCAAGAAAGCATACCACGCCGCCTGTAAGGAGGAGAAGCTGGCCATGTCCCGGGAGAACAACAGCAAAGCGGATCCTGCCCTCAACCCAGAGCAGCTCAAGAAACTCCAGGACAAAGTAGAGAAGTGCAAGCAAGACGTGCTGAAG ACCAAGGAGAAATATGAGAAATCCCTGAAGGAGCTGGACCAAGGGACCCCCCAGTACATGGAGAACATGGAGCAAGTGTTTGAACAGTGCCAGCAGTTTGAGGAAAAACGCCTGCGTTTCTTCCGGGAGGTGTTGCTGGAGGTTCAGAAGCATCTCGACCTGTCTAACATTCCCAG CTACAAGAGCATCTACAGAGAGCTGGAGCAGAGCATCCAAGCGGCGGACGCGGTGGAGGACCTGCGGTGGTTCCGCGCCAACCACGGCCCCGGGATGTCCATGAACTGGCCGCAGTTTGAG gAATGGTCTGCGGATCTGAACCGAACGCTGAGTAGGCGAGAAAAGAAGAAGGCCTCAGATGGCGTGACCCTGACGGGCATTAACCAGACAGGCGACCAGGCCCTGTCCAACAAGCACAGCAG taaCCTTAGTGTCCAGAGTGACACAATACAGTCAGTGCAGTCCCAGTCAAGTTACAACCCCTTTGAGGATGAAGACGACACAGAAAGTACTGTCAGTGAGAAGGAGGACGTTAAGCGGAAAAA CGTCAGCAGCTACGAGAAAACTCAGAGTTACCCAGCCGAGTGGTCCGACGAGGAGGCCAATAATCCCTTCTCCTCCACCGATGCGAACGGGGACTCCAACCCCTTTGATGAAGACGCCAGCTCTGCAACCGAGGTGCGGGTGCGAGCCCTCTACGACTACGAAGGCCAGGAACACGATGAGCTCAGTTTTAAGGCCG GAGACGAGCTGACCAAAATCGAGGATGAAGACGAACAAGGCTGGTGCAAAGGACGCTTGGACAACGGGCAGGTCGGCTTGTACCCAGCGAATTACGTAGAGGCGATCCAGTGA
- the PACSIN2 gene encoding protein kinase C and casein kinase substrate in neurons protein 2 isoform X2, protein MSVTYDDSVGVEVSSDSFWEVGNYKRTVKRIDDGHRLCNDLMNCIHERARIEKAYAQQLTEWAKRWKQLVEKGPQYGTVEKAWNAVMSEAEKVSELHLEVKSSLMNEDFEKIKNWQKEAFHKQMMGGFKETREAEDGFRKAQKPWAKKLKEVEASKKAYHAACKEEKLAMSRENNSKADPALNPEQLKKLQDKVEKCKQDVLKTKEKYEKSLKELDQGTPQYMENMEQVFEQCQQFEEKRLRFFREVLLEVQKHLDLSNIPSYKSIYRELEQSIQAADAVEDLRWFRANHGPGMSMNWPQFEEWSADLNRTLSRREKKKASDGVTLTGINQTGDQALSNKHSSVSSYEKTQSYPAEWSDEEANNPFSSTDANGDSNPFDEDASSATEVRVRALYDYEGQEHDELSFKAGDELTKIEDEDEQGWCKGRLDNGQVGLYPANYVEAIQ, encoded by the exons GTCGGAAACTACAAGCGAACAGTCAAGAGGATTGACGATGGCCACCGACTCTGCAATGACCTCATGAACTGTATCCACGAGCGGGCGCGCATCGAGAAGGCTTACGCACAGCAGCTCACCGAGTGGGCTAAGCGATGGAAGCAGCTTGTGGAAAAGG GTCCACAGTATGGGACCGTCGAAAAGGCCTGGAACGCTGTGATGTCGGAAGCGGAGAAGGTGAGCGAGCTGCATCTCGAAGTGAAGAGCTCCCTGATGAATGAGGATTTTGAGAAGATCAAGAATTGGCAGAAGGAGGCGTTTCATAAGCAGATGATGGGAGGATTCAAGGAGACCCGAGAGGCAGAGGATGGATTCAGGAAGGCCCAAAAGCCCTGGGCGAAGAAGCTCAAGGAG GTAGAGGCGTCCAAGAAAGCATACCACGCCGCCTGTAAGGAGGAGAAGCTGGCCATGTCCCGGGAGAACAACAGCAAAGCGGATCCTGCCCTCAACCCAGAGCAGCTCAAGAAACTCCAGGACAAAGTAGAGAAGTGCAAGCAAGACGTGCTGAAG ACCAAGGAGAAATATGAGAAATCCCTGAAGGAGCTGGACCAAGGGACCCCCCAGTACATGGAGAACATGGAGCAAGTGTTTGAACAGTGCCAGCAGTTTGAGGAAAAACGCCTGCGTTTCTTCCGGGAGGTGTTGCTGGAGGTTCAGAAGCATCTCGACCTGTCTAACATTCCCAG CTACAAGAGCATCTACAGAGAGCTGGAGCAGAGCATCCAAGCGGCGGACGCGGTGGAGGACCTGCGGTGGTTCCGCGCCAACCACGGCCCCGGGATGTCCATGAACTGGCCGCAGTTTGAG gAATGGTCTGCGGATCTGAACCGAACGCTGAGTAGGCGAGAAAAGAAGAAGGCCTCAGATGGCGTGACCCTGACGGGCATTAACCAGACAGGCGACCAGGCCCTGTCCAACAAGCACAGCAG CGTCAGCAGCTACGAGAAAACTCAGAGTTACCCAGCCGAGTGGTCCGACGAGGAGGCCAATAATCCCTTCTCCTCCACCGATGCGAACGGGGACTCCAACCCCTTTGATGAAGACGCCAGCTCTGCAACCGAGGTGCGGGTGCGAGCCCTCTACGACTACGAAGGCCAGGAACACGATGAGCTCAGTTTTAAGGCCG GAGACGAGCTGACCAAAATCGAGGATGAAGACGAACAAGGCTGGTGCAAAGGACGCTTGGACAACGGGCAGGTCGGCTTGTACCCAGCGAATTACGTAGAGGCGATCCAGTGA